Proteins from a genomic interval of Bifidobacterium longum subsp. infantis ATCC 15697 = JCM 1222 = DSM 20088:
- the nadD gene encoding nicotinate-nucleotide adenylyltransferase, protein MSDIAGSHKTAASVQSGKSVESAEPAEIIAVTQGETERRMSDLSVPAGASSHGKGRLSARGNWHTRLRVGIMGGTFDPIHNGHLVAASEVAWVYDLDEVIFVPTGRPVFKLDKHVTNAEDRYLMTVIATASNPKFTVSRVDIDRPGVTYTIDTLRDIRAQHPDAELFFITGADAVAEIMQWKDADLMWDLAHFVAVTRPGYFSPDGVTLPEGKVDTLEIPALAISSTDVRRRAEHDEPVWYLVPDGVVQYIGKHGLYSYED, encoded by the coding sequence ATGAGTGATATTGCCGGCAGCCACAAAACGGCTGCGTCAGTTCAGTCCGGAAAATCAGTGGAATCCGCCGAACCCGCCGAAATCATTGCCGTCACCCAAGGCGAAACCGAACGGCGTATGTCCGACCTGTCCGTACCGGCCGGGGCCAGCAGCCATGGCAAAGGCCGGCTTTCCGCACGCGGCAATTGGCATACGCGCCTGCGCGTCGGCATCATGGGCGGCACGTTCGACCCGATCCACAACGGCCACTTGGTCGCCGCCTCTGAAGTCGCCTGGGTGTATGACCTCGATGAGGTGATTTTCGTGCCCACTGGCCGACCTGTGTTCAAGCTGGACAAGCACGTCACCAACGCCGAGGATCGGTATCTGATGACTGTGATCGCCACCGCATCCAACCCCAAATTCACCGTCTCGCGTGTCGACATCGACCGTCCGGGCGTCACCTATACCATCGACACTCTGCGCGATATCCGAGCCCAGCACCCCGACGCCGAGCTGTTCTTCATCACCGGCGCCGACGCCGTGGCCGAAATCATGCAGTGGAAGGACGCCGACCTCATGTGGGACCTCGCCCACTTCGTGGCCGTCACGCGCCCCGGCTACTTCAGCCCGGACGGCGTGACCTTGCCCGAAGGCAAGGTCGATACGCTTGAGATCCCGGCCTTGGCCATCTCTTCGACCGATGTACGCCGCCGCGCTGAACACGACGAGCCGGTCTGGTATCTGGTGCCTGACGGCGTGGTGCAATACATCGGCAAGCATGGTCTGTATTCATACGAGGACTGA
- a CDS encoding UPF0182 family membrane protein: MSFNDPFSVLFGNGGDSRRNSANNDDPIILDVEADGDGPARNTNAGPSGSSRPPRGPSNPRITRKPASGGSGASRGSKILIGVVLALAIIVGLFFGLSRFITDLMWYGQLGFQSVVWTQLGVKIGLWVAYALLMALTGFVSAWLAIRARPDSADGSTIRINGDVVEVGKSVSSKTARRVAVVISLIVGVIFGSQFNANWSEILLMFNAQSFGTTDPQFGLDNGFYVFVLPGLKLVLAAVAVLLGVGLVFSVVTHVLMGGIRITMPVNGRGLFSITKRCRRQLGIWLMLNMFAWAVRQVIGVFDQLTGQGSHITGASYTTVHAHIPVTFIMAALTAILGVVLGIWLMRSHTLEGQASIGVRASAALKAWRVPVTSIAVVVVVGLVLTVAWPVLLQRFRVNPNAQEMESTYIQRNIDATRAAYGLDKLKTEQYKVTDKGEQGALAKEADTTAQIRLLDPQVVSPTFKQLQQSKQYYTFADTLAVDKYEIDGVSQDTVIAARELDLAGNDNRNWVNDHTVYTHGYGVVAAYGNKVTADGQPEFFESGIPAQGKLTESEKYEPRIYFSPNATEYSIVGAPEGTQAWEFDYPTGSEGALTTFKGDGGPSVGNLFSRILYAIRFGSDQILFSDRVTSESQILYDRSPKERVAKVAPYLTLDGRVYPAVVDGRVKWIVDGYTTSDAYPYSQMTDLGSATKDSTTVSSATVSSLGSQKANYIRNSVKATVDAYDGSVDLYVWDQSDPVIKAWEKIFPGQYHQLSDISGDLMSHMRYPESLFKVQRELLSKYHVTSASQYYSGEDFWQTPVDPTESQSQQDQDILQPPYYLTLQTGGTKEPVFSLTSTYIPAGQSTREILTGFLSVDSDAGNEKGKIGSNYGTIRLQELPKDSNVPGPGQAQNNFNANADVSKELNLLQSGDTQVMRGNLLTLPLGGGLVYVQPVYVKSSGATSFPLLKKTLVAFGDQVGFADTLDEALDQVFGGDSGAAAGDAENVSGDGSSGDQASGGTSGDQSGSDINGGQSGTTDGKSDSGSSSDRSPELQQALNDAAQAMKDSQSAMKNGDWTAYGKAQKELEDALNKAIELDK, encoded by the coding sequence ATGTCTTTTAACGATCCTTTCTCAGTACTGTTCGGCAATGGCGGCGATTCACGACGCAATAGTGCGAACAATGACGATCCGATCATCCTCGATGTCGAGGCCGATGGGGACGGTCCGGCCCGCAACACCAACGCCGGCCCCTCCGGGTCATCCCGCCCTCCACGTGGCCCGTCCAATCCGCGTATCACCCGTAAGCCAGCGTCCGGTGGCTCAGGAGCCAGCCGTGGCAGCAAGATTCTAATCGGCGTGGTGCTGGCTTTGGCCATCATCGTCGGTCTGTTCTTCGGCCTGTCCCGATTCATCACCGACCTGATGTGGTACGGCCAGCTCGGCTTCCAGTCCGTGGTCTGGACCCAGCTCGGGGTGAAGATCGGCCTGTGGGTGGCCTACGCGCTGCTCATGGCCCTGACCGGCTTCGTCTCTGCATGGCTGGCTATCCGGGCACGCCCTGATTCGGCAGACGGATCCACCATTCGTATTAACGGCGATGTGGTCGAGGTGGGCAAATCCGTCAGCTCGAAAACCGCTCGCCGCGTGGCCGTGGTGATTTCGCTGATCGTCGGCGTCATCTTCGGTTCCCAGTTCAACGCGAACTGGAGCGAGATTCTGCTCATGTTCAACGCGCAGTCGTTCGGCACCACCGATCCGCAGTTCGGTCTGGACAACGGCTTCTACGTGTTTGTGCTACCGGGCCTGAAGCTCGTGCTCGCCGCCGTGGCCGTGCTGCTGGGCGTGGGCCTCGTGTTCTCGGTGGTCACGCATGTACTGATGGGCGGTATCCGCATCACTATGCCGGTCAACGGCCGAGGCCTGTTCTCCATCACCAAGCGTTGCCGCCGCCAGCTCGGCATCTGGCTGATGCTCAACATGTTCGCTTGGGCAGTGCGCCAGGTGATCGGCGTATTCGACCAGCTCACCGGGCAGGGTTCGCATATCACCGGTGCCTCCTACACCACCGTGCACGCCCACATCCCCGTCACCTTCATCATGGCCGCGCTGACCGCCATTCTCGGCGTGGTGCTTGGCATCTGGCTCATGCGCTCCCACACGCTCGAAGGCCAGGCGTCCATCGGCGTGCGCGCCTCCGCCGCGCTCAAGGCCTGGCGTGTGCCGGTGACCTCCATTGCCGTCGTGGTCGTGGTGGGTCTCGTGCTCACCGTGGCATGGCCGGTGCTGTTGCAGCGCTTCCGCGTCAACCCGAACGCACAGGAGATGGAATCCACCTACATTCAGCGCAATATCGACGCCACCCGCGCCGCCTACGGTCTTGACAAGCTCAAGACCGAGCAATACAAGGTAACCGACAAGGGCGAGCAGGGCGCTCTGGCCAAGGAGGCCGACACCACCGCGCAGATTCGTCTGCTCGACCCGCAGGTCGTCAGCCCCACATTCAAGCAGCTGCAGCAGTCCAAGCAGTACTACACCTTCGCCGACACTTTGGCAGTCGACAAGTACGAGATCGACGGCGTTTCCCAAGACACCGTGATTGCCGCCCGCGAGCTTGACCTGGCCGGCAACGACAACCGCAATTGGGTCAACGATCACACCGTGTACACCCACGGTTACGGTGTGGTGGCCGCTTACGGTAACAAGGTGACCGCCGACGGCCAGCCTGAATTCTTCGAATCCGGCATCCCTGCTCAGGGCAAGCTCACTGAATCCGAAAAGTATGAGCCTCGCATCTACTTCTCGCCGAACGCCACCGAATACTCGATCGTCGGCGCACCGGAGGGCACGCAGGCTTGGGAGTTCGACTACCCGACCGGTTCGGAAGGCGCCCTGACCACGTTCAAGGGCGACGGCGGCCCCTCGGTTGGCAATCTGTTCTCCCGTATTCTCTACGCAATCCGCTTCGGCTCCGATCAGATTCTCTTCTCCGACCGTGTTACCAGCGAATCGCAGATTCTTTACGATCGTTCCCCCAAGGAGCGCGTGGCCAAGGTGGCGCCGTACCTGACGCTTGACGGCCGTGTGTATCCGGCCGTGGTCGATGGCCGCGTCAAGTGGATCGTCGACGGTTACACCACCTCTGATGCCTACCCATACTCGCAGATGACCGACCTCGGCTCCGCCACCAAGGATTCCACCACCGTCTCTTCCGCAACGGTCTCATCCTTGGGCTCGCAGAAGGCCAACTACATCCGCAACTCGGTCAAGGCCACCGTGGACGCCTACGACGGTTCCGTGGATCTGTACGTATGGGATCAATCCGACCCGGTAATCAAGGCATGGGAGAAGATCTTCCCCGGCCAGTACCACCAGCTCTCCGATATCTCCGGCGACCTGATGAGCCACATGCGCTACCCGGAAAGCCTGTTCAAGGTGCAGCGCGAGCTGCTCTCCAAGTACCACGTGACCTCCGCCAGCCAGTACTACTCCGGCGAGGACTTCTGGCAGACGCCGGTCGACCCGACCGAATCCCAGTCCCAGCAGGACCAGGACATCCTGCAGCCGCCGTACTACCTGACCTTGCAGACCGGTGGCACCAAGGAACCGGTGTTCTCGCTGACCTCCACCTACATTCCGGCTGGCCAGTCCACCCGTGAGATCCTCACCGGCTTCCTGTCGGTCGACTCGGATGCCGGCAATGAGAAGGGCAAGATAGGTTCAAACTACGGCACCATCCGATTGCAGGAGCTGCCCAAGGATTCGAACGTACCGGGCCCCGGCCAGGCGCAGAACAACTTCAACGCCAACGCCGACGTGTCCAAGGAACTGAACCTGCTGCAATCCGGCGACACGCAAGTGATGCGCGGCAACCTGCTTACTCTGCCGCTCGGTGGCGGACTGGTGTACGTGCAGCCTGTGTACGTCAAGTCTTCGGGTGCGACTTCATTCCCGCTGCTCAAGAAGACGCTGGTCGCGTTCGGTGATCAGGTTGGATTCGCGGATACGTTGGATGAGGCCTTGGATCAGGTGTTCGGTGGTGATTCCGGTGCGGCCGCAGGCGATGCTGAGAACGTGTCCGGTGACGGATCGTCTGGTGACCAGGCTTCCGGCGGCACATCCGGTGACCAATCTGGTTCCGATATCAATGGTGGCCAGTCCGGCACCACGGACGGCAAGTCGGATTCCGGCTCGTCTTCCGACCGCAGCCCCGAACTCCAGCAGGCGCTGAACGATGCCGCCCAAGCCATGAAGGACAGCCAGTCCGCCATGAAGAACGGCGACTGGACCGCCTACGGCAAGGCGCAGAAGGAGCTTGAAGACGCCCTCAACAAGGCCATCGAGCTCGACAAGTAG
- a CDS encoding zinc-ribbon domain-containing protein, with the protein MVSSPAQPTSDGFNATSAVSPLPAPSPEHIAKRYCTNCGTPCRVSARFCPNCGKQLD; encoded by the coding sequence ATGGTGTCTTCACCTGCGCAACCAACTAGCGATGGATTCAACGCGACATCAGCCGTATCTCCCCTGCCTGCGCCGTCACCTGAACATATTGCAAAGCGCTATTGCACCAATTGCGGCACGCCTTGCCGAGTCTCCGCACGATTCTGCCCAAACTGCGGCAAACAGTTGGACTGA
- a CDS encoding glycoside hydrolase family 3 N-terminal domain-containing protein — translation MATICALAVVLAGVAAYEWHVGWFAKSTSDGNTAAPQTSRTSVLPRTDAPSPKKNDAPAAQAQRAVSAMTLEERVGQLVMVPLFAGSDPSSLASTIADEHIGSAILIGNWNTGVDTVKTATAQLQGYAPAGNRLIIATDQEGGQVQHLTGTGFDTMPSAVEQGTMSADALRQSAGTWGSQLAAAGINVDLAPVLGTVVGDRASNAPIGALDRDFGLDAAGNAEHGIAVIEGLRGAQVGAAVKHYPGLGAVSGNTDFTTEGILDTTTTLDGAEAGAFDQAITKADPAMVMMSLATYQSIDPNNPAVFSSTIIDGHIRNALKYTGVVISDSISAEALSSYDVSQLGVKLVEAGGDMSCIGQTDYVKPVVDGLNERAKSDPAFASKVTAAATRVMTLKIKMGLA, via the coding sequence GTGGCGACAATATGTGCTTTGGCAGTGGTGTTGGCCGGCGTGGCAGCCTACGAATGGCATGTCGGATGGTTCGCCAAATCCACATCAGACGGCAACACCGCCGCTCCCCAGACCTCCCGGACAAGTGTGTTACCACGCACCGACGCTCCTTCCCCGAAGAAGAACGACGCCCCGGCCGCACAAGCCCAACGTGCGGTATCCGCCATGACACTTGAGGAACGTGTGGGACAGTTAGTGATGGTGCCGTTGTTCGCCGGTTCCGATCCCTCCTCGTTGGCTTCAACAATCGCCGACGAGCACATTGGCTCGGCCATTCTCATTGGCAATTGGAATACCGGCGTCGATACGGTCAAGACCGCGACCGCGCAACTCCAAGGATATGCGCCGGCCGGCAATCGTCTCATCATCGCCACCGATCAGGAGGGTGGTCAGGTACAGCATCTGACTGGTACCGGTTTCGACACAATGCCCAGTGCCGTTGAGCAGGGCACAATGTCCGCTGACGCATTGCGTCAATCGGCAGGCACGTGGGGTTCGCAATTAGCTGCTGCTGGCATAAATGTCGATTTGGCACCGGTGCTCGGCACGGTGGTGGGCGATCGTGCCTCGAATGCTCCGATTGGCGCGCTGGATCGTGATTTCGGATTGGATGCGGCCGGTAACGCCGAGCATGGCATCGCCGTTATTGAGGGTTTGCGAGGCGCTCAGGTCGGTGCGGCGGTCAAACATTATCCTGGGTTGGGCGCGGTAAGCGGCAATACCGACTTCACCACCGAAGGCATTCTGGATACGACCACCACGTTGGACGGGGCCGAGGCAGGTGCCTTTGACCAGGCGATCACCAAGGCCGATCCTGCAATGGTGATGATGTCGTTGGCCACGTATCAATCCATCGATCCGAATAATCCGGCGGTGTTTTCTTCTACGATTATCGACGGCCATATTCGCAACGCCCTGAAATATACGGGCGTGGTGATTTCGGATTCGATATCTGCCGAAGCGTTAAGCAGCTACGATGTAAGCCAATTGGGAGTAAAGCTCGTCGAGGCGGGCGGCGACATGTCCTGCATCGGTCAGACGGATTACGTAAAGCCAGTTGTGGACGGCCTCAACGAACGGGCGAAGTCCGATCCGGCTTTCGCTTCGAAAGTGACGGCGGCGGCGACTCGCGTAATGACATTGAAAATCAAGATGGGACTGGCCTGA
- a CDS encoding glutamate-5-semialdehyde dehydrogenase produces MSDELSPEVFDAVCRQADQAARAQERLAQANTEAKNELLLAIADALDEHAADIEAANALDMLESKENGMDAGKLDRLLFDVPRVAAAAQGVRHVATLPDPVGEIVRGYNLPNGLRLTQTRVPMGVIGMIYEARPNVTVDVSSLCLKSGNAALLRGGHAAERTNAATLGVIAPVLEAHGFESTLVQSVDQYGRAGATAMMEARGHIDVLVPRGGAGLIQAVVRNSKVPVIETGAGNVHIYIDKSGDLAKAIPIIINAKTQRVGVCNAAEKLLVHKDVAAEFLPQIAAALAEANVVLQTDTTSYDIISGAAIEGLDLNHATEEDWDTEYLALKMGIKVVPDLDTAIDHINTHSTGHTESIIAEDYAAIEEFTKRIDSAVVVVNASTRFTDGGVFGFGAELGISTQKMHARGPMGLREMTTTKWIGYGTGQVRA; encoded by the coding sequence ATGAGCGATGAATTGAGTCCTGAGGTGTTCGACGCGGTGTGCCGCCAGGCCGATCAGGCCGCACGCGCACAGGAGCGTCTTGCACAGGCAAATACCGAAGCCAAGAACGAACTGCTGCTCGCCATTGCGGACGCGCTGGACGAGCACGCCGCGGACATCGAAGCCGCCAACGCGCTGGACATGCTCGAATCCAAGGAAAACGGCATGGACGCGGGCAAGCTCGACCGCCTGCTGTTCGACGTGCCGCGCGTGGCCGCCGCCGCCCAAGGCGTGCGCCATGTGGCCACCCTGCCCGATCCGGTCGGTGAAATCGTGCGCGGATACAACCTGCCCAACGGTCTGCGCCTTACCCAAACGCGCGTACCGATGGGCGTCATCGGCATGATCTATGAGGCCCGGCCGAACGTCACTGTGGACGTGTCCAGCCTGTGCCTCAAGTCCGGCAATGCCGCGCTGCTGCGAGGCGGCCACGCCGCCGAACGCACCAATGCCGCCACGCTGGGCGTCATCGCCCCGGTGCTTGAAGCCCACGGTTTCGAATCCACACTGGTGCAGTCCGTCGACCAGTACGGACGCGCCGGTGCTACCGCCATGATGGAGGCGCGAGGCCATATCGACGTGCTCGTGCCGCGAGGAGGAGCGGGTCTAATCCAAGCCGTCGTGCGCAACTCCAAAGTGCCGGTCATCGAAACCGGCGCCGGCAACGTGCATATCTACATCGACAAGTCCGGTGATCTCGCCAAGGCCATCCCGATCATCATCAACGCCAAAACCCAGCGCGTGGGCGTGTGCAACGCCGCCGAAAAGCTATTGGTTCATAAGGATGTCGCCGCCGAATTCCTGCCGCAGATCGCCGCCGCGTTGGCCGAGGCGAACGTTGTACTGCAGACCGACACCACGTCGTACGACATCATCTCCGGCGCGGCAATCGAGGGCCTTGACCTCAACCACGCCACTGAAGAGGATTGGGACACTGAATACCTGGCCCTCAAAATGGGCATCAAGGTGGTGCCGGACCTGGACACGGCCATCGACCACATCAACACGCATTCCACAGGCCACACCGAATCCATCATCGCCGAGGATTATGCGGCCATCGAGGAATTCACCAAGCGCATCGACTCGGCCGTGGTCGTGGTCAACGCCTCCACCCGCTTCACCGACGGCGGCGTGTTTGGCTTTGGTGCTGAGCTTGGCATCTCTACGCAGAAGATGCACGCACGCGGTCCCATGGGATTGCGGGAGATGACCACCACCAAGTGGATCGGTTACGGAACAGGACAGGTGCGCGCATGA
- the thrC gene encoding threonine synthase: MTTTFHSTRSTTDSLTAKQAIRKGIADDGGLFVSDALGKTKVDVASLPGKSYQQIAAEVLGALLPDFTAEELGQCIADAYGKQWSDERITPLKPLGDDYVLELFNGPTSAFKDVALQILPRFMAHTTPADGNADEKIMILTATSGDTGKAALAGFADAPGTAITVFYPEGKVSQVQELQMTTQAGANVHVAAVEGNFDDAQSAVKRIFGDRALAERLAGNSHVVLSSANSINVGRLVPQVVYYFSAYAQLLADQVINVGDEVEFVVPTGNFGDILAGYYAKLLGLPVKHLVVASDKNNVLFDFLTTGTYNRQRPFFQTISPSMDILISSNLERMLYYLSEGDTRLISMLMNDLNKWGTYEIPEELLAKIRQIFGTGWADEDQVRESIKHCWDENHYVIDPHTACGYYLLEQMPRDPLTPRVLLSTASPYKFPRVVNEALGFDATGTDFECMDVLAHETGTTAPAALRGLETADVRFKDVVAIDGMEDYVEKAAQAL; the protein is encoded by the coding sequence GTGACAACCACCTTCCATTCCACCCGCAGCACCACCGATTCGCTGACCGCCAAGCAGGCGATTCGTAAGGGCATCGCCGATGACGGCGGCCTGTTCGTTTCGGACGCGTTGGGCAAGACCAAGGTGGACGTGGCCTCCCTGCCGGGCAAGTCGTACCAGCAAATCGCCGCCGAGGTGCTGGGCGCGCTGCTGCCGGACTTCACGGCCGAGGAGCTGGGCCAGTGCATCGCCGACGCCTACGGCAAACAGTGGTCCGATGAGCGCATCACCCCACTCAAGCCCCTGGGTGACGATTACGTGCTCGAACTGTTCAACGGTCCGACTTCCGCGTTCAAGGACGTGGCGCTGCAGATCCTGCCGCGCTTCATGGCGCACACCACGCCGGCCGATGGCAACGCGGACGAGAAAATCATGATCCTCACCGCCACCTCCGGCGACACCGGCAAGGCCGCGCTGGCCGGCTTCGCGGACGCCCCGGGCACCGCGATCACCGTCTTCTACCCGGAAGGCAAGGTCTCCCAGGTCCAGGAGCTGCAGATGACCACGCAGGCCGGCGCCAACGTGCATGTGGCCGCCGTGGAAGGCAACTTCGACGACGCCCAGTCCGCGGTCAAACGCATCTTCGGCGACCGCGCCCTGGCCGAGCGTCTCGCCGGCAATTCGCACGTGGTACTTTCCTCCGCCAACTCCATCAACGTGGGCCGTCTGGTGCCGCAGGTCGTCTACTACTTCTCCGCTTACGCCCAGCTGCTCGCCGACCAGGTGATCAATGTCGGCGATGAGGTCGAGTTTGTGGTCCCGACCGGCAATTTCGGCGATATCCTCGCCGGCTACTATGCCAAGCTGCTCGGTCTGCCGGTCAAGCACCTCGTGGTGGCTTCCGACAAGAACAACGTGCTGTTCGACTTCCTGACCACCGGTACCTACAACCGCCAGCGCCCGTTCTTCCAGACCATCTCCCCCTCGATGGACATCCTCATCTCCTCCAACCTGGAGCGCATGCTGTACTACTTGTCCGAGGGCGACACCCGTCTGATCTCCATGCTGATGAACGACCTCAACAAGTGGGGCACGTACGAGATCCCGGAAGAACTGCTGGCCAAGATTCGTCAGATCTTCGGCACCGGTTGGGCCGATGAGGATCAGGTACGCGAGTCCATCAAGCACTGCTGGGACGAGAACCACTACGTGATCGACCCGCACACCGCCTGCGGCTACTACCTGCTTGAGCAGATGCCGCGAGACCCGCTGACCCCGCGCGTGCTGCTCTCCACCGCCAGCCCCTACAAGTTCCCGCGCGTGGTGAACGAGGCATTGGGCTTCGACGCCACCGGCACCGACTTCGAGTGCATGGATGTGCTGGCCCACGAGACCGGCACCACCGCCCCGGCCGCCCTGCGTGGTCTCGAGACCGCCGACGTGCGTTTCAAGGACGTCGTGGCCATCGACGGCATGGAGGACTACGTGGAGAAGGCCGCCCAGGCGCTGTAA
- a CDS encoding GNAT family N-acetyltransferase yields the protein MPYTFRPAVESDIQAITDIYNASVMAGGATADLTPRTLDQRRAWVESHTPPYGVFVVESEDGSIIGFGALSVFYDRAGYDGVTDLAYYIDPAWQGRGVGTFMLDRLLTEARARHMRKACGIIFADNAGSIALMHRFGFTQFGLMPAAATDSTGTMRDMSYWYLDL from the coding sequence ATGCCATACACCTTCCGTCCGGCCGTCGAATCCGACATCCAAGCCATCACCGACATCTACAACGCCTCAGTGATGGCCGGCGGTGCGACCGCCGACCTCACCCCGCGCACCCTCGACCAACGCCGCGCCTGGGTCGAATCCCATACGCCGCCCTACGGCGTTTTTGTTGTGGAATCGGAAGACGGTTCAATCATCGGCTTCGGTGCGCTCTCCGTGTTCTATGACCGCGCGGGATATGACGGTGTCACCGATTTGGCCTATTACATCGATCCGGCATGGCAAGGCAGGGGAGTAGGCACGTTCATGCTTGACAGGCTGCTCACCGAGGCGCGGGCCCGCCACATGCGCAAGGCCTGCGGCATCATTTTCGCCGATAACGCCGGCTCCATTGCCCTCATGCACCGCTTCGGCTTCACCCAATTCGGACTCATGCCCGCCGCTGCCACCGACTCCACCGGCACCATGCGAGACATGTCCTACTGGTATTTGGACCTGTAG
- the glyA gene encoding serine hydroxymethyltransferase encodes MTASPLAQKATDAFNAPICETDPEIAELLDSELGRQRNGLEMIASENFVPRAVLQCQGSVLTNKYAEGYPGHRYYGGCEYVDQIETIARERAKALFGAEYVNVQPHSGAQANAAVYQALVKPGDTVLGLALDHGGHLTHGMKINFSGRFYHAEAYGVNPVTFRIDPEIIRQRALETHPAMIIGGWSAYPRIEDFKAMKEIADEVGAKFWVDMAHFAGLVAAGLHPSPVPYADVVSSTSHKTFGGPRSGFILAKQEYAKKLNSSVFPGQQGGPLMHVIAGKAVSFKVAGTPEFKDRMQRTLDGAKILAERLLADDVKANGISVLTGGTDVHLVMVDLRNSEMDGQQGEDLLAACGITINRNTVPFDPRPASVASGLRIGTSALATRGFGPKEYEEVADIIGTALAAGPSADVTALKARVDKLAEDFPLYPDLDQIH; translated from the coding sequence ATGACCGCTTCACCCCTTGCGCAGAAAGCGACCGATGCTTTCAACGCGCCGATCTGCGAAACCGATCCTGAGATCGCCGAACTGCTGGACTCCGAACTGGGCCGCCAGCGCAATGGCCTTGAGATGATCGCCTCTGAGAACTTCGTGCCGCGAGCGGTACTGCAATGCCAGGGCTCCGTGCTGACCAACAAATACGCCGAAGGCTACCCCGGCCACCGCTACTATGGCGGCTGTGAATACGTGGACCAGATCGAAACCATCGCCCGCGAACGCGCCAAGGCCCTGTTCGGCGCCGAATACGTCAACGTCCAGCCGCACTCCGGCGCCCAGGCCAACGCCGCCGTCTACCAGGCGCTCGTCAAGCCCGGCGACACCGTGCTCGGTCTGGCCCTCGACCACGGCGGCCACCTGACCCACGGCATGAAAATCAACTTCTCTGGCCGTTTCTACCACGCCGAGGCGTACGGCGTGAACCCCGTGACCTTCCGCATCGATCCGGAAATCATCCGCCAGCGCGCGCTCGAAACCCACCCGGCCATGATCATCGGCGGCTGGTCCGCCTACCCGCGCATCGAGGACTTCAAGGCCATGAAGGAGATCGCCGACGAGGTCGGCGCCAAATTCTGGGTCGACATGGCCCACTTCGCCGGACTCGTGGCCGCAGGCCTGCACCCGAGCCCCGTGCCATACGCCGACGTGGTCTCTTCCACCTCGCACAAGACCTTCGGCGGTCCGCGTTCCGGTTTCATTCTCGCCAAGCAGGAATACGCCAAGAAACTCAACTCCTCCGTGTTCCCCGGCCAGCAGGGCGGTCCGCTCATGCACGTGATCGCGGGCAAGGCCGTGAGCTTCAAGGTGGCCGGCACCCCCGAATTCAAAGACCGTATGCAGCGCACGCTCGACGGCGCCAAGATTCTCGCTGAACGTCTCCTGGCCGACGATGTCAAGGCCAACGGCATCAGCGTGCTGACCGGCGGCACTGACGTGCACCTGGTGATGGTCGACCTGCGCAACAGCGAGATGGACGGGCAGCAGGGCGAGGATTTGCTTGCCGCCTGCGGCATCACCATCAACCGCAACACCGTGCCCTTCGACCCGCGCCCGGCCTCGGTGGCCTCGGGCCTGAGAATCGGCACGTCCGCCCTGGCCACGCGCGGTTTCGGACCGAAGGAATACGAGGAGGTGGCCGACATCATCGGCACCGCGCTCGCCGCCGGCCCGTCCGCCGACGTGACCGCGCTGAAGGCCCGCGTCGACAAGCTCGCCGAAGACTTCCCGCTCTACCCCGACCTGGACCAGATTCACTGA